From the Gallaecimonas kandeliae genome, one window contains:
- a CDS encoding glucose 1-dehydrogenase: protein MDKNVIITGASRGIGAATAKLLAAKGYGVCINYRSRSQDAEQVLAAIRAAGGRAMALAADVSVEEEVTRLFEAAEAQLGPVTHLVNNVGILATQSPLVDISLERFNHILTTNVTSCFLCSREAARRFEAGGAIDNVSSAAARTGAPNEYVDYAASKGAMDSLTLGLAKELAPKGIRVNAVRPGLIHTEIHADGGEPGRVDRLASRIPLGRGGDPEEVANAIAWLLSDEASFVTGSLLDVAGGF, encoded by the coding sequence ATGGACAAGAACGTCATCATCACAGGCGCCAGCCGCGGCATAGGGGCGGCAACGGCCAAACTGCTGGCGGCCAAGGGCTATGGGGTCTGCATCAACTACCGCAGCCGCAGCCAGGATGCCGAGCAGGTTTTGGCGGCGATCCGGGCCGCCGGAGGCCGGGCCATGGCCTTGGCTGCCGACGTGTCGGTGGAAGAAGAGGTCACAAGGCTCTTCGAGGCCGCCGAGGCGCAACTGGGGCCCGTTACCCACCTGGTCAACAATGTCGGCATTCTTGCCACCCAGTCGCCCCTGGTCGATATCAGCCTGGAGCGCTTCAACCACATTCTTACCACCAACGTCACCAGTTGCTTCCTCTGTAGCCGGGAAGCCGCCAGGCGCTTCGAGGCGGGCGGGGCCATCGACAATGTCTCTTCGGCCGCGGCCAGGACGGGGGCGCCCAACGAGTATGTGGACTACGCCGCCTCCAAAGGCGCCATGGACAGCCTGACGTTGGGGTTGGCTAAAGAGCTGGCCCCCAAGGGGATCCGCGTCAACGCCGTGCGCCCCGGCCTTATCCACACCGAGATCCATGCCGACGGAGGTGAGCCGGGCCGGGTGGACAGGCTGGCGTCCCGTATACCCCTGGGGCGGGGCGGTGACCCTGAAGAGGTGGCCAATGCCATCGCCTGGCTGCTGTCCGATGAAGCCTCTTTTGTCACCGGCTCCCTCCTCGACGTGGCCGGGGGCTTTTGA
- a CDS encoding S41 family peptidase, with protein sequence MKKTVLALAIPLAAAVGLYLYPSHDQAQATTEQAWHAFSELLHSEYAYQERADLDGLLGQFQPRALAAKDEKALVDVMQQLTRHFQDPHLNVGPYDEQDYSVMPTGSDVWAHQQNGRFLVEDVKSGSAAFLAGIRPGDEILSVDGKTAVEAAAEVFGRRAQEMSQKQLDYGLNVALGGRRNQERTLVLARNGEQQTHQLAASYQAINRFKDGAPLSFKRLGELGYIRFNNSLGRDDTAKLFDKAISELTDTQALILDLRNTPSGGNTGVAEPILGHFITARRPYQAYRVQKPGLPYNQAPLQQAYADPSQPFYGKPVVVLAGRWTGSMGEGMTIGMESLGAEVFGAPMAHLLGGIKAVTLKGTQIRVELGFERMYHLDGRFREDYLPPHLQIPADTDALGADPALAAARAYLTQTAAL encoded by the coding sequence ATGAAAAAAACAGTCCTGGCGTTAGCCATTCCCCTGGCCGCAGCGGTCGGCCTCTACCTTTACCCATCCCATGACCAGGCCCAGGCAACGACAGAGCAGGCCTGGCACGCGTTTTCCGAGCTGCTGCACAGCGAATACGCCTACCAAGAAAGGGCGGATTTGGATGGCCTGCTTGGCCAGTTTCAGCCCAGGGCCCTGGCGGCCAAGGACGAAAAGGCGCTGGTGGATGTGATGCAGCAGCTGACCCGCCATTTCCAGGATCCGCACCTGAACGTCGGCCCCTATGACGAACAGGACTACAGTGTCATGCCGACAGGCTCCGATGTCTGGGCCCATCAGCAAAATGGCCGTTTCCTGGTCGAGGACGTCAAGTCGGGCTCTGCCGCCTTCCTGGCCGGGATCCGGCCCGGCGATGAGATCCTGTCCGTGGACGGTAAAACCGCTGTCGAGGCCGCCGCCGAGGTGTTTGGCCGGCGCGCGCAAGAGATGAGCCAGAAACAGCTTGATTACGGCCTTAACGTTGCCTTGGGGGGCCGCCGCAACCAGGAGAGGACCCTGGTGCTGGCGCGAAACGGAGAGCAGCAAACCCACCAACTGGCGGCCAGCTACCAGGCCATCAACCGGTTCAAGGACGGGGCGCCGCTGTCCTTCAAGCGCCTCGGCGAGCTGGGATACATCCGTTTTAATAACAGCCTCGGCAGGGATGACACGGCAAAGCTCTTCGACAAGGCGATCAGCGAGTTGACCGACACCCAGGCCCTCATCTTGGATCTGCGTAATACCCCCAGCGGCGGCAACACCGGCGTGGCAGAGCCGATCCTGGGCCACTTCATCACGGCGCGCCGTCCCTACCAGGCCTACCGGGTCCAGAAACCTGGCCTGCCTTACAACCAGGCGCCGCTCCAACAGGCCTACGCCGACCCAAGCCAACCTTTCTACGGCAAACCCGTGGTGGTACTGGCTGGACGCTGGACCGGCAGCATGGGTGAGGGTATGACCATCGGCATGGAGAGCCTGGGGGCCGAGGTCTTCGGCGCGCCCATGGCCCATCTGCTGGGTGGTATCAAGGCGGTGACCCTGAAAGGCACTCAGATCCGCGTCGAGCTGGGTTTCGAGCGCATGTACCATCTGGATGGCCGCTTCAGGGAAGATTACCTGCCGCCCCACCTGCAGATCCCGGCCGATACCGATGCTTTGGGGGCCGATCCTGCCTTGGCGGCAGCCAGGGCCTATCTGACCCAGACGGCTGCGCTGTGA
- a CDS encoding polysaccharide deacetylase family protein, with product MSRRTILMRLGTALLFLLLLLLGLFGAWQLARSRHFQLFGDLVDRVDTDQKVVALTFDDGPSPGYTQALLKTLAAQGVKASFFLVGSAIEAHPLEAKLIAKAGHQLGNHSYSHQRMVLMSPAAVKEELERTNALIRQAGYQGPIYFRPPYGKKLWVLPWFLARHDILSVTWDLEPDSHPKVAGNSAAIARYVVDHARPGSIILLHVMFGSRQASMAAVPAIIQGLKAKGYRFVTLKELVALRKS from the coding sequence GTGAGCAGGAGGACCATCCTAATGCGCCTGGGTACGGCATTGCTTTTCTTGTTGCTGCTGTTGTTGGGCCTGTTCGGGGCCTGGCAGCTGGCCCGCAGCCGGCATTTCCAGCTGTTCGGCGACTTGGTGGACAGGGTGGACACCGACCAGAAGGTCGTGGCCCTGACCTTCGACGACGGCCCCAGCCCGGGCTATACCCAGGCCCTGCTCAAGACCCTGGCCGCCCAGGGCGTCAAGGCCAGCTTCTTCCTGGTGGGCTCGGCCATAGAAGCCCACCCCCTGGAGGCCAAACTCATAGCCAAGGCCGGCCACCAACTCGGCAACCACAGCTACAGCCACCAACGTATGGTGTTGATGAGCCCCGCCGCCGTAAAAGAGGAGCTGGAGCGCACCAATGCCCTGATCCGCCAGGCCGGTTACCAGGGCCCCATCTACTTCCGGCCTCCTTACGGCAAGAAGCTCTGGGTGCTGCCCTGGTTCCTGGCCCGCCACGACATCCTCTCCGTCACCTGGGACCTGGAGCCGGACAGCCACCCCAAGGTGGCCGGCAACAGCGCCGCCATCGCCCGTTACGTGGTGGACCATGCCCGCCCCGGCTCCATCATCTTGCTGCACGTCATGTTCGGCTCCCGCCAGGCGTCCATGGCGGCCGTGCCCGCCATCATCCAGGGGCTCAAGGCCAAGGGGTATCGCTTCGTGACCCTGAAGGAGTTGGTCGCACTGAGGAAGTCATAG
- the fkpA gene encoding FKBP-type peptidyl-prolyl cis-trans isomerase, whose amino-acid sequence MKPWFKLAVIPAFVLAVTACQQKEEKTDKAADAPVKLETDQSKQAYAIGASIAEYISKTMTKQEELGIKLDKELVVAGFTDGIHGKNQLDKKTITAQLQALDKEASEKMAAKAKAEAEKNKAAGEKYLADNAKKEGVKVTASGLQYEVLKEGTGEHPKATDKVTVNYKGTLIDGTQFDSSYDRGEPITFALNRVIPGWTEGVQLMTVGSKYRFVIPANLAYGERDMQTIPPNSTLVFEVELLGIGDQKPADKTEDAKKTEAAKAADTGK is encoded by the coding sequence ATGAAACCCTGGTTTAAACTGGCGGTGATCCCTGCCTTCGTTCTGGCAGTGACAGCCTGTCAACAAAAAGAAGAAAAAACCGACAAGGCTGCTGACGCCCCGGTCAAACTGGAAACCGACCAGTCCAAGCAAGCCTATGCCATCGGTGCCAGCATCGCCGAGTACATCAGCAAGACCATGACCAAGCAGGAAGAGCTGGGCATCAAGCTGGACAAAGAACTGGTTGTCGCCGGCTTCACCGACGGTATCCACGGCAAGAACCAACTGGACAAGAAGACCATCACCGCCCAGCTCCAGGCCCTGGACAAGGAAGCCTCCGAGAAGATGGCCGCCAAAGCCAAGGCTGAAGCCGAGAAGAACAAGGCTGCCGGTGAGAAATACCTGGCCGACAACGCCAAGAAAGAGGGCGTGAAGGTCACCGCTTCCGGCCTGCAGTACGAAGTGCTGAAAGAAGGCACCGGCGAGCATCCCAAGGCCACCGACAAGGTCACCGTCAACTACAAGGGCACCCTGATCGACGGTACCCAGTTCGACAGCTCCTATGACCGCGGCGAGCCGATCACTTTCGCCCTGAACCGCGTCATCCCCGGTTGGACCGAAGGCGTTCAGCTGATGACCGTCGGCTCCAAGTACCGCTTCGTGATCCCCGCCAACCTGGCCTACGGCGAGCGTGACATGCAGACCATACCGCCGAACTCCACCCTGGTGTTCGAAGTGGAACTGCTGGGCATCGGCGATCAGAAGCCGGCCGACAAGACCGAAGACGCCAAGAAGACTGAAGCCGCCAAGGCTGCCGACACCGGCAAGTAA
- a CDS encoding WD40 repeat domain-containing protein — translation MARVLFVCILFLFGCAPQEKPLTRIQATGNGAYSGDISEDGHLATISGDPEGVLVWDLESNKALYRLQMNVAPPSQAELTRGGYKPDERLPPEPLPVTLTRFSENGDYLVTADQTRLALWQVKDGQNLGFWQASSLEGKARVDEPGASQVQGIRDVAVSDGGNFIAFARADGIVVHFNRITGRRLEFLGHRQKVNSIAMSANGLYVLSGGNDHRALLWNSQTGQVVREFPADGRVVMVAMTADGRYALVDDASNEASIWDIRTGKIKLKLATKAKQQLFTTARFSSDDKLLLTGGAGRELMLWDLATGQRRWELRVGVAEDYRPRSAVVYGAGFAKDRVYSVSSAGLIEAWPLEKPHD, via the coding sequence ATGGCCAGAGTCCTTTTTGTGTGCATTTTGTTCCTGTTTGGCTGCGCACCCCAGGAAAAGCCCCTGACCCGCATCCAGGCCACAGGCAACGGCGCCTACAGCGGCGACATCAGCGAGGACGGCCACCTGGCCACCATCAGCGGCGACCCCGAAGGGGTGCTGGTCTGGGACCTGGAAAGCAACAAGGCGCTCTACAGGTTACAGATGAACGTCGCCCCACCCAGCCAGGCCGAACTGACCCGCGGCGGCTACAAGCCCGACGAGCGCCTGCCTCCAGAGCCCCTGCCGGTGACCCTGACCCGCTTTTCCGAGAACGGCGACTACCTGGTGACGGCAGACCAGACCCGTTTGGCCCTCTGGCAGGTCAAGGACGGCCAGAACCTCGGTTTCTGGCAGGCCTCCAGCCTGGAGGGCAAGGCCCGCGTGGACGAGCCCGGCGCCAGCCAAGTGCAGGGCATTCGCGACGTCGCCGTCAGCGACGGCGGCAACTTCATCGCCTTTGCCAGGGCCGACGGCATAGTGGTGCACTTCAACCGCATCACGGGCCGCCGCCTGGAGTTCCTCGGCCACCGCCAGAAGGTCAATTCCATCGCCATGTCCGCCAACGGCCTCTATGTGCTGTCCGGCGGCAACGACCATCGTGCCCTGCTGTGGAACAGTCAGACCGGCCAAGTGGTGCGAGAGTTCCCTGCCGATGGCAGAGTCGTGATGGTGGCCATGACGGCCGACGGCCGCTACGCCCTGGTGGACGACGCCAGCAACGAGGCCAGCATCTGGGACATCAGGACAGGCAAAATCAAGCTCAAACTGGCTACCAAGGCCAAGCAGCAACTCTTCACCACGGCCCGCTTCAGTAGCGACGACAAACTGCTGCTCACCGGCGGCGCCGGCCGCGAGCTGATGCTCTGGGATCTGGCAACGGGCCAGCGGCGCTGGGAGCTGCGGGTAGGAGTGGCCGAGGACTACAGGCCGCGTTCCGCCGTGGTCTATGGCGCCGGCTTTGCCAAGGACAGGGTCTATTCGGTAAGCTCCGCCGGCCTCATTGAAGCCTGGCCCTTGGAGAAGCCCCATGACTGA
- a CDS encoding SlyX family protein: protein MTEDRFADLESRLAFQEAALHELSDEMAALQQIVEKQRQQLAQLARKMKGLHGSQVAGEHEETPPPHY from the coding sequence ATGACTGAAGACCGTTTTGCCGACCTTGAAAGCCGCCTGGCCTTCCAGGAAGCGGCTTTGCACGAGCTGTCCGACGAGATGGCGGCCCTGCAGCAAATTGTGGAGAAGCAGCGCCAGCAGCTGGCCCAATTGGCCAGGAAGATGAAGGGGCTGCACGGCAGCCAGGTGGCGGGGGAGCACGAGGAAACGCCGCCGCCCCATTACTGA
- a CDS encoding YheV family putative zinc ribbon protein, translated as MAKRRFIAGAKCPQCQEQDSVQLVIENNVERIECVACGYKQTQASRDAESAAKGDKEQIIGIFKPQ; from the coding sequence ATGGCAAAGCGTCGTTTCATCGCCGGAGCCAAGTGCCCTCAGTGCCAGGAGCAGGACAGCGTCCAACTGGTCATAGAGAACAATGTCGAGCGCATCGAGTGCGTGGCCTGCGGCTACAAGCAGACCCAGGCCAGCCGCGACGCCGAGAGCGCCGCCAAGGGCGACAAGGAACAGATCATCGGCATCTTCAAGCCCCAGTAA
- a CDS encoding ABC transporter ATP-binding protein, with the protein MIHLQDLQLIRGGQKLFEQANLTVHAGQRVGLVGANGCGKSTLFALLRGELELDGGDARLPANWTIASVKQETPALQKPAIDYVIDGDQHYRDLEARLAKAQEKDDGEAMARIMGELETAGGYDIRARAGALLHGLGFKAGDEQRPVSDFSGGWRMRLNLAQALICPSDLLLLDEPTNHLDLDAVFWLADWLLGYKGTLLLISHDRDFLDEVVTHIVQVENRQLNAYTGNYESFERQRAARLAQQQAMFERQQSQRAHLQSFIDRFKAKATKARQAQSRIKALERMEVLQAAHVDSPFSFQFENAATLPSPLLAIDKVRLGYGDKAILENVSLRLQPGERIGLLGPNGAGKSTLIKFLAGELEPLGGDITPAQGLKVGYFAQHQLEYLDAGASALLHLQRLAPQAREQELRDFLGHFDFRGDKALEPIAPFSGGEKARLALALIVWQRPNLLLLDEPTNHLDLEMREALTLALQDFDGAMVIVSHDRHLLRTTTDQFLRVSHGQVAPFDGDLDDYHKWLKEQDRAQNQGLQEAEAKGHSAASRKDRKRLEAEHRTKTRPLKQKLDKLDQAMGKLSEKLAAIESRLGEADIYEAANKAELTQLLKEQGDLKAELETVELDWMGLTEELEALDNAFEEQFS; encoded by the coding sequence ATGATACACCTTCAAGACCTGCAATTGATCCGCGGCGGGCAGAAACTCTTCGAACAAGCCAACCTCACAGTCCACGCCGGCCAGCGGGTCGGCCTGGTGGGGGCCAACGGCTGCGGCAAGTCCACCCTCTTCGCCTTGCTGCGCGGTGAGCTGGAGCTGGACGGCGGCGACGCGAGGCTCCCCGCCAACTGGACCATTGCCTCGGTCAAGCAGGAAACCCCGGCCCTGCAAAAGCCCGCCATCGACTATGTGATCGACGGCGACCAGCATTACCGTGACCTGGAAGCCAGGCTCGCCAAGGCCCAGGAAAAGGACGACGGCGAGGCCATGGCCCGCATCATGGGCGAGCTGGAAACGGCCGGCGGCTACGACATCCGCGCCCGGGCCGGCGCCCTGCTCCACGGCCTCGGTTTCAAGGCAGGGGACGAACAAAGGCCGGTATCGGACTTCTCGGGCGGCTGGCGCATGCGCCTCAACCTGGCCCAGGCGCTGATCTGCCCCTCGGATCTCTTGCTGCTGGACGAACCCACCAACCACCTGGATCTGGACGCCGTCTTCTGGCTGGCCGACTGGCTGCTGGGCTACAAGGGCACCCTGCTGCTGATCTCCCACGACCGGGACTTCCTCGACGAAGTGGTGACCCACATAGTGCAGGTGGAGAACCGGCAGTTGAACGCCTATACGGGCAACTACGAGAGCTTCGAGCGCCAGCGCGCCGCCCGCCTGGCCCAGCAACAGGCGATGTTCGAGCGCCAGCAGAGCCAGCGCGCCCACCTGCAGAGCTTCATCGACCGCTTCAAGGCCAAGGCCACCAAGGCCCGCCAGGCCCAGAGCCGTATCAAGGCCCTGGAACGCATGGAGGTGCTGCAGGCCGCCCACGTGGACAGCCCCTTCAGCTTCCAGTTCGAGAACGCCGCCACCCTGCCCTCGCCGCTGTTGGCCATCGACAAGGTGCGCCTCGGCTACGGCGACAAGGCTATCCTGGAGAACGTCAGCCTGCGGCTGCAACCCGGTGAGCGCATCGGCCTGCTGGGCCCCAACGGCGCCGGCAAGTCCACCCTCATCAAGTTCCTGGCCGGCGAGCTCGAGCCCCTTGGCGGCGACATCACCCCGGCCCAGGGCCTCAAGGTGGGCTATTTCGCCCAGCACCAGCTGGAATACCTGGACGCGGGCGCCTCTGCCCTGCTGCACCTGCAGCGCCTGGCCCCCCAGGCCCGCGAGCAGGAACTGCGGGACTTCCTCGGCCATTTCGATTTTCGCGGCGACAAGGCCCTGGAACCCATAGCGCCCTTCTCCGGCGGTGAGAAGGCGCGCCTGGCCCTGGCCCTGATCGTCTGGCAGCGCCCCAACCTGCTGCTGCTGGACGAACCCACCAACCACCTGGATCTCGAGATGCGCGAGGCCCTGACCCTGGCGTTGCAGGACTTCGACGGCGCCATGGTGATCGTCTCCCACGACCGCCACCTGCTGCGCACCACCACCGACCAGTTCCTGCGGGTTTCCCACGGCCAGGTGGCCCCCTTCGACGGCGATCTCGACGACTACCACAAGTGGCTCAAGGAGCAGGACAGGGCCCAGAACCAGGGCCTGCAAGAGGCGGAGGCCAAGGGCCACTCGGCCGCGTCCCGCAAGGACCGCAAGCGCCTGGAGGCTGAACACAGGACCAAGACCAGGCCCCTCAAGCAGAAGCTCGACAAGCTCGACCAGGCCATGGGCAAGCTGTCCGAAAAGCTCGCCGCCATCGAGAGCCGCCTGGGCGAGGCCGACATCTACGAGGCCGCCAACAAGGCGGAGCTGACCCAGCTCCTCAAGGAGCAAGGCGACCTCAAGGCCGAACTGGAGACGGTGGAGCTGGACTGGATGGGACTTACCGAAGAACTGGAGGCCCTGGATAACGCCTTCGAGGAGCAGTTCTCATGA
- a CDS encoding TIGR02444 family protein: protein MSETFWDYCLLHYPQWEQQLLAWQDSHELDVNLYLLAAWLDEEELFLEQATWLALLAESRRIQAQWLGPFRALRLSLKAEVGEERYQELKTMELRLEKEAQRQYQALVGRDKSAQDYPQNKAAGPKNLPRLKALYQLP from the coding sequence ATGAGCGAGACCTTCTGGGACTACTGCCTGCTGCACTACCCCCAGTGGGAGCAGCAGCTGCTGGCCTGGCAGGACAGCCACGAGTTGGATGTGAACCTCTACCTGCTGGCCGCCTGGCTGGACGAGGAAGAGCTGTTCCTGGAACAGGCCACCTGGCTGGCCTTGCTGGCCGAGAGCCGCCGCATCCAGGCCCAGTGGCTGGGGCCCTTCCGGGCCCTGCGCCTGTCCCTCAAAGCAGAGGTCGGCGAGGAGCGCTACCAGGAGCTCAAGACCATGGAGCTGCGCCTGGAAAAAGAGGCCCAACGCCAGTACCAGGCCCTGGTGGGCCGGGACAAGAGCGCCCAGGACTACCCCCAAAACAAAGCGGCAGGTCCGAAGAACCTGCCGCGTCTCAAGGCGCTTTACCAGCTGCCTTAG
- the nagX gene encoding transmembrane glucosamine N-acetyltransferase NagX, with the protein MSTAPKARLLAVDALRGFDMFWILGGELLFGALYRLTGWPLWPPLEAQMQHSAWHGFTAYDGIFPLFIFLSGVTLGLAGQSLRGRPWAERKVAYQGALRRLGLLLLLGILYNHGWGTGLPAHWDEVRFASVLGRIGLAWFFAALISWHWGWRVQLAVSAVLLLGYWAILGGHWDDPATTPNAWVDQQLLPGIHYHQMPADPEGLLSTLPAIVNALLGGLAGRWLKRAPGEGAKVGGLVLGGLLALALGYCWSSWLPLNKTLWTSSFVLVTCGWSALLLALFYALVDVLGMKRLGTFFAVIGANAICIYLASSLFDWPHLVSSIAGQWIAALPAGAQPLAAALGLLAVQWLVLAWLYRRRIFIKV; encoded by the coding sequence ATGTCCACAGCCCCCAAGGCCCGCCTGTTGGCCGTCGACGCCCTGCGCGGTTTCGACATGTTCTGGATCCTCGGCGGCGAGCTCTTGTTCGGCGCCCTCTACCGGCTCACCGGCTGGCCGCTCTGGCCCCCGCTGGAGGCCCAGATGCAGCACTCTGCCTGGCACGGCTTTACCGCCTACGACGGCATCTTCCCGCTGTTCATCTTCCTGTCCGGCGTCACCCTGGGGCTGGCGGGGCAGTCGCTGCGGGGCCGGCCCTGGGCCGAGCGCAAGGTCGCCTACCAGGGGGCATTGCGCCGCCTCGGGCTCTTGCTGCTGCTGGGCATTCTCTACAACCACGGTTGGGGCACCGGCCTGCCGGCCCACTGGGACGAAGTGCGCTTCGCCTCAGTGCTGGGGCGCATCGGCCTGGCCTGGTTCTTTGCCGCCCTGATCAGCTGGCACTGGGGCTGGCGGGTACAGTTGGCCGTCTCTGCCGTGCTGCTGCTGGGTTACTGGGCCATCCTTGGCGGCCATTGGGACGACCCGGCAACTACCCCCAACGCCTGGGTGGACCAACAGCTGCTGCCGGGGATCCATTACCACCAGATGCCGGCCGATCCCGAGGGGCTGCTGTCCACACTGCCGGCCATCGTCAACGCTTTGCTGGGGGGCCTGGCCGGGCGCTGGCTGAAGCGGGCGCCAGGGGAGGGGGCCAAGGTCGGCGGCCTGGTGCTGGGCGGCCTGCTGGCCCTGGCCCTGGGCTACTGCTGGTCGTCCTGGCTGCCGCTGAACAAGACCCTCTGGACCTCGAGCTTCGTGCTGGTGACCTGCGGCTGGAGCGCCCTGCTGCTGGCCCTCTTCTATGCCTTGGTGGACGTACTGGGCATGAAGCGGCTCGGCACCTTCTTCGCCGTCATCGGCGCCAACGCCATCTGCATCTACCTGGCCTCCAGCCTCTTCGACTGGCCGCACCTGGTGAGCAGCATCGCCGGCCAGTGGATAGCGGCCTTGCCGGCCGGGGCCCAGCCCCTGGCCGCGGCCCTGGGGCTGCTGGCCGTGCAATGGCTGGTGCTGGCCTGGCTCTACCGGCGCCGGATCTTCATCAAGGTCTGA
- a CDS encoding GNAT family N-acetyltransferase: MDLASREQELCWLSEGVLPQGEAWIFDDGEVRGAMLLGENQLYGFCVAPGARGRGIGSALLAFAQVQRDLLRLCPYVQQQGIAFLRRRGFRTIAKQLDERSGRPRLMMVAAPSQGYFSG, from the coding sequence ATGGACCTGGCAAGCCGGGAGCAGGAGCTTTGCTGGTTGAGTGAAGGCGTCCTGCCCCAGGGGGAAGCCTGGATCTTCGACGACGGCGAGGTGCGCGGCGCCATGTTGCTGGGGGAAAACCAGCTGTACGGCTTCTGTGTCGCTCCCGGGGCCCGGGGCCGCGGCATAGGCTCGGCGTTGCTGGCCTTCGCCCAGGTCCAGCGTGACCTGCTGCGGCTCTGCCCCTATGTACAGCAACAAGGCATCGCCTTCCTGCGCCGCCGCGGCTTCAGGACCATCGCCAAACAGCTGGACGAGCGCAGCGGCAGGCCCCGGCTGATGATGGTGGCCGCCCCTAGCCAGGGCTACTTCAGCGGCTAA
- a CDS encoding GNAT family N-acetyltransferase, with product MIRNLQGPEDSAAVLRLWHSGASQLEPGLSMDAWQREQEWLERELLPQSEVWLFGEQEVLGFVLLKGNSLAALCVAPSAQGRGIGKALLAYARVQRRDLQVHLCAGPQATAFFKRQGFRPVRELLDSRTGQPAVLMVPGNANNYFSC from the coding sequence ATGATCCGAAACCTACAGGGTCCAGAGGACAGCGCCGCCGTGCTGCGACTCTGGCACAGTGGCGCCAGCCAGTTGGAGCCGGGGCTGAGCATGGATGCCTGGCAGCGGGAGCAGGAATGGCTGGAAAGGGAACTGCTGCCCCAGAGCGAGGTATGGCTGTTCGGGGAGCAGGAGGTGCTGGGCTTCGTACTGCTCAAGGGCAACAGCCTCGCCGCCCTCTGCGTCGCCCCCAGTGCCCAAGGCAGGGGTATCGGCAAGGCCTTGCTGGCCTATGCCAGGGTCCAACGCCGGGACCTGCAAGTCCACCTCTGCGCCGGCCCCCAGGCCACGGCCTTCTTCAAACGCCAGGGTTTTCGCCCCGTCCGCGAGTTGCTGGACAGCCGCACCGGTCAGCCGGCAGTGCTGATGGTGCCCGGCAACGCCAACAACTACTTCAGCTGCTGA
- a CDS encoding MFS transporter, with translation MIAAGTKAFWQATLALSLGSFLIFANLYLTQPLLPMLAAQFGVSPLTASYSFTLSTLMLGLSLLLYGPLSDALGRRAIMLATMAGAVLCTLALSQVSSFGALLALRALQGFFLGGLPAIAIAYMGDEMSKPALVSAVGFYISANSLGGISGRLLGGFLGDGLGWPAAFGVVGLGSLLVLAVFAWLLPPSQGFEAKPLHLKRMAGDLLGHLKNKLLLLSYAIGGLNFFIFVNQYSFLTFRLSAEPYALPARYLGLLFLTYLSGTLGSALSGRLAARFSQPLVMALGIALMMVGSLVSLATPLWAIMAGFLVSAFGFFLCHANASSWVSHNARQAKASASSLYLVFYYLGASLGGTYLAPFWHQGAWAGVVLGSLLILGLTFSLCLVLQRSTQPRGELLSS, from the coding sequence ATGATAGCGGCGGGCACCAAGGCCTTTTGGCAGGCCACCCTGGCATTGAGCCTGGGCTCTTTCCTGATCTTCGCCAACCTCTACCTGACCCAGCCGTTGCTGCCCATGCTGGCGGCCCAGTTCGGTGTCTCCCCCCTCACCGCCTCCTACAGCTTCACCCTGAGCACCCTGATGCTGGGGCTGTCGTTGCTGCTCTACGGGCCTTTGTCCGATGCCCTGGGCAGGCGCGCCATCATGCTGGCCACCATGGCCGGCGCCGTGCTCTGCACCCTGGCGCTTTCCCAAGTCAGCAGCTTCGGGGCCCTGCTGGCGCTACGGGCTTTGCAGGGCTTCTTCCTCGGCGGCCTGCCGGCCATCGCCATCGCCTACATGGGGGACGAGATGAGCAAGCCGGCCCTGGTGTCGGCCGTGGGCTTTTATATCAGCGCCAACAGCCTGGGGGGGATCAGCGGCCGCCTGCTGGGGGGCTTCTTGGGGGACGGCCTCGGCTGGCCGGCCGCCTTCGGGGTGGTGGGCCTCGGTAGCCTGCTGGTGCTGGCGGTCTTCGCCTGGCTGCTGCCGCCTTCCCAAGGCTTCGAGGCCAAGCCGCTGCACCTTAAGCGCATGGCCGGGGATCTGCTGGGGCATCTCAAGAACAAACTGCTGCTGCTGAGCTACGCCATCGGCGGCCTCAACTTCTTCATCTTCGTCAACCAGTACAGCTTCCTGACCTTCAGGCTCAGCGCCGAGCCTTACGCCCTGCCGGCCCGCTACCTGGGGTTGCTGTTCCTTACCTACCTCAGCGGCACCCTGGGCTCGGCCCTGTCCGGGCGCCTGGCGGCGCGCTTCAGCCAACCGCTGGTGATGGCGCTTGGCATAGCGCTGATGATGGTCGGCAGCCTGGTGAGCCTGGCGACGCCGCTCTGGGCCATCATGGCCGGCTTCCTGGTGAGCGCCTTCGGCTTCTTCCTCTGCCACGCCAACGCCTCCAGCTGGGTCAGCCACAACGCCCGCCAGGCCAAGGCCAGCGCCTCTTCCCTCTACCTGGTGTTCTATTACCTGGGGGCCAGCCTGGGCGGCACCTACCTGGCGCCCTTCTGGCACCAGGGCGCCTGGGCCGGGGTAGTGCTGGGCTCCCTGCTGATATTGGGGCTGACCTTCAGCCTCTGCCTGGTGCTGCAGCGCAGCACCCAGCCCAGGGGAGAGCTGCTCAGCAGCTGA